Genomic window (Macrobrachium rosenbergii isolate ZJJX-2024 chromosome 48, ASM4041242v1, whole genome shotgun sequence):
agacagacagacagagagagagacagagagagagagagaggggggaggggacagagtcagatagacagacagatataaagagaaggagagagagagagagagagagagagagagagagagagagagaggggtggggaggggacagagtcagacagacagacagatataaagagggggggagagagagagagagagagagagagaggtggggagactgacagaaagacagacagagaaagagagagagagaaagagtatcaTTTCGGTCAAGTTTACGTTAACGTAAACAACTCTGGGGTTCCTTTCCTCTGCCTACGAGCCAAGaaccagtcagagagagagagagagagagagagagagagagagagagagagagagagagagagagagcggtaacaGAGGTCGGTCAAGGAGGAAAGATCGTAAGGCACTGACGTGCGTGCGTCTGGAATGCAAGTTGCCTAGCAATAAAGGGCGGAGCCCTTTGAGGACAAGACGGGTCAGGGAATGGTTGGTGGCCCCAGACTTCAGGTGTTTTGtaacgtaggagagagagagaaaaaagggaacTAGTTTAACTGCCTCTTAAacgatttatttctttctctctggcGTTGCTTCATTTCCTCCTTGTCTAGATATTatagaacacttttttttctgaGGAGGGGGAGTTGGGGAGGGGGTTGAAAGGAGCGTGAGGGTGGCGGGCGAATGTGTGACTATGCTTTTTTGTTGTTCTCTTGTAGTGTTTACTTCCactataaattaataatattgtagGATGATTCAATGTAGGTTCTGAGTCTATAGGATTTCCATAagctcaacacacacacacacacacacacacacacacacacatatatatatatatatatatatatatatatatatatatatatatatatatatatatatatatatatatatatatatatatatatatatacatatatatatatatatatatatatttatatataatatatatatatatatatataaatatatatatatataaatatatatatatatatatatatatatatatatatatatatatatatatatatatatatatatattatatatatatatatatatatttatatataatgtatatatatagatatatatataaatatatgtatatatatacacataaatatatatatatttcatgggccgcggctcatacagcattgtaccgagactacctaaagatagatctattttcggtggccttgattatgccctgtacagaaaactcgattgcgccgaagaaacttcggcgcaatttatgcttgtttttttttttatttattcgcttCGAACTTACTGATCTATTTTTGAAATTAAACACCTCTTTAACTGGGTTTCATTAGACAAGAGAATAGGCGTTATTTCAATCTGTCTCGTATGATGTAAATAACGAGAACTAACGTAATGACAGAAATGGAATCGAGGAATTAAACAGAAACGACCTAAAAGAGGAATTGTactgatacttagtttttctgctAGTTCGCATTTGGTAATTCTCTGCTTCCGAATCTCTGCTTTGATATTGTCTGCTAGTTAATGGCATATCATTGTAGCTTCTATCTGTAGCTTATCATAAATTGTGTTTTTAATAGCATTTGTTACAAATGGAACCTGAAATGACAGCAGGTACCTATTTACGAAAGACAAATCAGTTTATACCACTGTCTTCTTGAGCATTTGTGTTTCTTCATGTTATCATGAAAGTTGCTAATGAACAGTTCGTAGCCTCCGGAACAACGAATCCGGTCTTGCTATttttctttagtctctctctctctctctctctctctctctctctctctctctctctctctctctctctctctctcattttggggCCAGTATttatcaaagtctctctctctctctcttctctctctctctctctctctctctctctctctctctctctctctctcattcttacatTTTGAGGCCAGTGTTTATcaagtcagcctctctctctctctctctctctctctctctctctctctctctctctctctctctctctctctttcttacattTTGAGGCCAGTGTTCATCAAGTcggcctttctctttctctctctctctctctctctctctctctctctctctctctctctctctcattcttacatTTTGAGGTCAGTGTtcaagttggtctctctctctctctctctctctctctctctctctctctctctctctctctctctctctcattcttacatTATGGGTCCAGCGTTCATTAAGTTGCGAAAGGCGCCTAGCTGGAGGTTATAATTCCCTTGTTTCTGAATGTACCCAAAACGTAAACATTATTTCCCTATCTTGAGTATAGAAGACCAATGTCCATTCGACTATTgtgaccacagagagagagagagagagagagagagagagagagagagagagagagagagataacaatcaCTCCACTTCAAGCAGAGTTATGCCACCATAAACCTACCTGAAAGACTACAGTAGACTGAACCCTATCATGCATGACCAAGTGGCTGCTCTCCTCCTAGTAGCCGCCATCTTTCCACTCCTCCGGGGCAATATGAGATAAAAAACAAACTGGTGCAAGGTTATGCCTACcccacccttcttcttcttcttcttcttcttcttcttcttcttcttcttcttcttcttcttcttcttctggataaTGAGGAGAGCGTCTGTTCATTGAGGCAGCTATTGGAGAGGTGACCTTGGTCCAGCCAGTGACCAAGATCTACGAAGAGGATGTGGGCGTTGCAAGTCAGGAACAAGTGCTCCGGTTTTAACACTTTCCTTTCAAGTGTCGAAACGCAGGAAATCTCAGGTCTGAGATGCAATAAATTCACAATGTCGCAGGAGGGATATTGTCGCCTTTGAATATAGGGGAATTCTTGGTTAAGTGAATTCTATTGAGATGAACTCATAGATTGTAATGATGTTAATATTCAGATGGAGATATTGCAAAGCtttaatgaaggaaattttagGTTTAAGATGCAATAAATTCACATTCGTAGTAGACGGATTTCTCGCCGTTGAATTTAGGGAAATGCGTGTGATTAAATGAATTCTATCATGAACTCATAAATAGCGAAAATGCTAAGATTTTTTAGGTAAAGTGAATCTCTGTCAAGTTGGAATGAAAAGTGACGATAATGATTCAGATAAAGGTCCACCAGGCagaaatgaatcaataaataaaccagtcaatcaatcagaaggagattatacaataataatagtcTTCTATTCTCAAGTTAAATCAGCGGTTTTATAAAAACGAAACTTTACCCACGCTCTCAAGGAATCAAACTGATATTGAAATATTAGTTAGGCATACTCGAAAATGCACTtaaagttatacaaaaaaaattaacgaatcaGTACAAAATGAACACTGTAGCTATTCCAAcccttttttgaaaattattttaacaattcaACCAGTTAGCAtacaaattaatttgatttttgtagaATGATGAAAAATCAAGCGTGTGATGTGGATAGGGTCTTGAAAGAATGAATTTCCACtgaggaaaacgaaaaataattatacttttgAAAAAGTCACAGTTGttttgaatacaaaatgaaaaatatatatatatatatatatatatatatatatatatatatatatatatatatatatatatatatatatatatatatatatatattgatggctcaatggtttacgtcaactggagtcgctgaataggctttcgtcgcgggttcgtgtcccccgattccaattcatttatatatataaattccccttcggcgacaattctatatatgtagcgtggatttcgatattaagcgacaagcttatgattgtatataaatcacggtgtgataataatttcatatatatatatatatatatatatatatatacatatatatatatatacatatatatatacatacatacatgcacatatatgtatatatatacatatactgtatatattatatatatatatattttatatatatatatatatatatatcaaaatatcgttatacatatgtaaatcatAATATCacatataatattcttttttcagaaataatattGTCAAAATATCGTTTAAGATCAAATTCACTATAAactgggaatctttataggggaattataactgataaacgcTTCTACACtttccaggattcgaaccaggtgcgtgtgtgtgagagagagagagagagagagagagagagagagtactaccacaatgaaagaaggaaagtcAATTCGGGAATGACCAATCGGGAGGGCGGCAGACCCCGCCCACAAGGGCAAGGTGGCATGTATAAATACAGccagaaagatgaagaaagacacaTCTTTCCTTCCCAGCCTCCGAAGAGAATCATGCAGTCTAAGGTGAGGGTTCAAAATCTCTCCAGTAGATGTCAGGACAGTTGAATTTTAAGATAAGATATTGTTAGTGATGTCTACTTCGTgttcttattctgttttttcgattttttgcaaattgttttaattctgagaCTTTAAAGATTGGTTTTGAGATGTGTGTTTtggggtgtatatatacatatatatatgttatatatatatatatatatatatatatatatatatatatatatatatatatatatatatatatatatatatatatatatatatatatatatgtgtgtgtgtgtgtgtgtgtgtgtgtgtgtatgtacaaatatatattaacatatacatacatatatatatatgtacagtatatgtgtgtatatatatatatatatatatatatatatatatatataaaatattgtagaaaaattccactGTATGAATTTTCCACAAGAGATAATATAATTTACTGACAGCGTCCGACCATTagtgaaaaatttctctctctctctctctctctctctctctctctctctctctctctctctctctctctctctctctctctaaaacattatTACTATTTACTCCTTGTAAATTTTACAGGTCATCTTTGTTCTCATGGGCCTGGCAGCCCTCGCTGCTGCCGACAGCAGGGAAACCTATTCATATTCAGCCCCAAGAGTAAGTAATAACATTCTTCAAGATTATCAGTTCATTTCAGTTAccataatgctatatatatttaggttaatctgtatatctatatattgaagCCAGCACTCATAGAAGCTTTGGCTTCCCTCCCAAGGCTTCATCTGGCTCCGAGGAGTCATTCGAATCCAGCGAAGCCAAGTACAGCTTCAACTGGGCCGTGAGCGACGAGTCCTCAGAGAACCACTACGGACACCAGGAATCCCGCGAAGGAGACGACACtcagggatcctactacgtccAGCTCCCCGACGGCCGCCTCCAGAAGGTGTCCTACCACGTCGACGGCGATGACGGATACGTGGCCGAAGTCACCTACGAGGGAGAGGCTCAGTTCCCCGATTCCGTTGAATCCGCCGAGTCTGTCGAGGTTCCGAGATACGCTCCACCAAGGCCTCGCTACTCGGCTCCAGATTCCAACGAGTCTAAATAAACTGATTTCATTCTCGCAGATCTGCCAAATGTAACATTTATTCTATGCTGACCTTGAAGTCCAGTTAATTTATTGTacaaactataattattatttatggaaTAAATCTTTGAGCAAGTCATTGTCTTATCTTAATTAACCTTCCTTGTAACCCTGACTTGAATGAATctgaataaatgtttatatttatctagGGAGTACCGTAGGAACAACCTCTGaactcattttaatattttcagtttattttttatacaaatgtacGATTATTTATGTGATAAATATCTAACAATATGATATTAAATCTCTATGATTTATAACCTTTGCTTTTGAAAACAGTCTTATTCACAACTGAGTTttgattttcaaattcaaaatttggcCATGAGTCATTATAAGCTTTTTGATATAACTGTGACCCAAATTCCCTggtaaaagaagcaaataaaactttattctctctctctctctctctgttaatctaacttcctgagataaaaaaaaaaaaattaatggcttaaaaaaaggttaattatTACTCGGGTTCCCATTAGGTGGTCAAAAAAAGGCTGGGTCACTAAATAGCTAGATTCATTATagactttcaatatttttttctgataaacaaGCGTCCAAGAGAGGCCTATAAATCTTGACTATcattaaaacaaaagataatggaataacagaatatttatttctattttttattatatttccaagTTTCGTTGTTTCAAATATAGTTATTTTCAGAAACAATTCCTTAACTGATAgagaatatatttctatttttttttattatatttccactTTTCGTGTTTCAAATGTCTGTATTTTTAGAAATTATACTTAAACTTCTTAGGAAATTTATGGTATTGAATGTTGCAATATGAATATGCCTCCTTGCAAgggcaaataaatataaaaacaaaaatactgtggATATGATTTAAACCTCATAACAGCTTGATACTTTCTTTTGCCAAATGagaataattaacaattaaattaTCTATAATTCCCACGTATAATACATTTAGAAAGCTTGAGGAAAATAGTCTATGAATATTTCTGAGTATCCTCATGAGAAAAATCAGATCTAAAACcgtaattatttaaaaacaatttgaaaaaatgtttttagtttttagtcttctgtaaaagaaaactgttgtgccggctttgtctgtccgtccgcaacttttctgtccgcgctttttctgtccgccctcagatcttcaaaactactgaggctagagggctgaaaaatgtcatgttgatcatccaccctccaatcatcaaacatgccaaattgcagccctctaacctcagtagtttttattttatttaaggttaaagttaaccataattgtgcttctggcaacgataaatgataggccaccaccggaccgtggttaaagtttcaggagTCGACGCtcatacattataccgagaccacctaaagatagatctattttcggtggccttgattatgcgctgtagcggctgtgcagaaaactcgattgcgccgaagaaacttcggcgcatttttcatttgtttgtgtgttgttaTGTTAGTCTAGTCAGATCTGATACAAAAAAATCAACTCTAAACTGTAACTGTGTGGAAATATGTTCCAATTctcaaaaatgtttgttttttatgacaTTTACGTATCAGAGACTGAATTTGATTTGTCAAGTTATCATAAACTGTCAGTTTCCTGATAATTTAACTTCTGGACTGAAGACTCTTTGAATCAGTCATgaactaaaagaaatatttcaaaaactaaataaaaatgcagtgaaaTACAAAAGGGAAACTCCTAAATGTACTGGACGAAAATGAATGGAGTGGACATAGGGGTTAGAACGAAAGTTTAGAGAATTGAACAAAAGTTAGGGAAtatagaaaataatggaaatggttACTCACAAGGTCAGACAAACAGCCTCGGCTGATCGAGACCCAACGTTTGAAGTGATGGTCCACTGAtcgaagtatctctctctctctctctctctctctctctctctctctctctctctctctctcgtagtggcGTGTTCCCGACAGAACAGAGCCATATAACTCAGCCACTCTTAGGCGACTCGacgaacaaaaagagagagagagagagagagagagagagagagagagaattcaggtcATAGTTGTAGTGATTAAAATTATGTTCATTTTAATCGAGTTTCTTAGTTTAGCAGATAACTCTAATGATCATTCAAGGTCGATACTCGacagcactttctctctctctctctctccctctctctctctctctctctctctctctctctctctcatgtttctctccctcttttgttCTTCATATTATTGAGTTTTTTGTTCTTCGAATATTTTGTGAGTTttcagtgtcatatatatatatatatatatatatatatatatatatatatatatatatatatatgtatatatatatatatatatatataaatacaaacatatatgtgtgtgtgtatacgtatgtatgtacgcatgggTATAGCGCCCCAGCATGAATACCCACTTGAGCGAAAACCTGCCCCACCCATAAACCTATGGGAAGACATCTGTCATTCAAACACCAAGGTCGATGACCTTGGCACCTGGTAACTAGACCTGTACTTAACGGGTTTAGAATGTCTGACCTGTTATGACGGATGGAAAATAGTGACGGATGAGTGATCACTGTTCACTGTTTAGCATatagtgtctttttatttttttttttttttttgagtcaggTAAAAGGATTTTGAAGGTAGCTGAAGCTGGTTTACTTGTAATTAGATTTTTGCGAGGTTGGAGATAAAAGGGATGATGGTAATATAATGAGTGTTTGCTTGGGGCTGTGAAATTTGGATGGGATGATAATGGGGTTCATTGTCGTTATTGTTTATTGtcttaaggtaataataataataataataataataataataataataataataataataataataataataataataataataagactcgaCTCTCTTTAGTTATTCTATTTCTGcttaagaacaacaacaataataataataataataataataataataataataataataataataataataataataataagactcgaggttaactttaaatttttttctatttttgccttaagaacaacaacaataataataataataataataataataataataataataataataataataataataataataataatagtaagaaaaggctcactttaatttttttacttaatttaataataataatataataataataataataataataataataataataataataataataataataataataataataataataataatgctgttgaTCCAAATCATACCATTCATGAACAGAACAGCAACCAAACCCCTCATggatcatcattattcatcatgAAGCAACTTGAAAAACTACCTTCAGTATTTCCAGACTCCAGCCAATGCTTTAATGAGGCAACTTTTGTTGTTCTAAGCAAAAACAGGTTTTTATGTAATGAACTTTGAAAGTCTCGCCTGCTAAGATGTACagtgtaaatattcattttatttttttatattaagttgaTGAGATGTTTTAATTTGGAGCTTTTGggagagtactctctctctctctctctctctctctctctctctctctctctctctctctctctctctgtacatatacatgtgtatatatatatatatatatatatatatatatatatatatatatatatatatatatatatatatatatatatatattattttctcaggttccaacttcttttacgacttgtatggcctggttggcagctctctggtcttttatttgaaagacctgggttcgatcctgatgtgagtcagaaatttattacatatatatacagtgtgtgtgtgtgtatacatatactgtatatatatatatattatatgtatgtaatacatacatacatacatacataagattaGAACACACTTACAAACAACTCCAGAATTGAAGAATACTTTCGTAACAATACATCCTTAGCGGCACAATAAACCTGTCAACTTGAATACCCAAATAACTTATTATCGAAGACAGCCATACAATCATTCCTCTATACAATAGCAATAATTACCTACGAGCGTCTTATAATCAACTGGTGTTAGAAGCTGCCCTGATGTATAAATACAGGAGTCCGTTCGGCATTTCTAACCAGCCCAGATAACTCTAGATCATAAATCAGGGTTTCCTAATAGGGAATGTTCATAGTACCTCGGCTGGCCGGCCAAAGCAGTAAGGAAAGAGTACACAAGGAATTGCACTAGGGCACTTATTATTCAAAGATAGCGAGTGTGGTAATCTTTtgaaaggaatagagagagagagagagagagagagagagagagagagagagagagagagagagagagagagagagtgtgtattgaTACAACGGAAACATCAAAGGCTATTCCATGATTTCCAgttcaaatatatttcctttggacggtagaaaggagagagagagagagagagagagagagagagagagagagagagagagagagagagagagattgtgtgtatAGGTACAATGGAAACTTCAAACATTATTCCATGATTTccaattcaaatatattttctttagatgggagcaaggggagagagagagagagaagagagagagagagagagagagagagagagagagagacaatattaaTACAAGGAAAATATCTGAGATTATTCTATGATTTTTccaattcaaatatattttctttgggtaatagcaatgagagagagagagagagagagagagagagagagagagagagagagagagagagagagagggaatattaaTACAAGGAAAATATCAGAGACTATTCTATGATTTccaattcaaatatattttctttgggtaatagcaatgagagagagagagagagagagagagggaatattaaTACAAGGAAAATATCAGAGACTATTCTATGATATCCagttcaaatatattttctttgggtaatagcaatgagagagagagagagagagagagaatgtgtgttgATACAAGGAAAATATCAGAGATTATTCCATGATTTCCAATTCAAATAGGTTTTCTTTGGGtgatagaaaggaaagagagagagagagagagagagagagagagagagagagagagagagagagagagagagagagagagcgtactaaTTTAAGGAAAATATCGAGATTATTCCATGATTTCCAATTCAAATATATCTTCTTTGGATGGtagcagccagagagagagaaagagagagagagaatattaatacaagagagagagagagagagagagagagagaggagagagagagagagaatattaatacaAGGAAAATATCAGATATTTATTCTATGATTTCCAGTTCAAATAATTGTCTTtggatagcagagagagagagagagagagagagagagagagagagagagagagagagagagagagagactgtgtatcAATATAAGGAAAGTATCAGAGATTATTCCCCTTGATTTCCAATTCAAATATGTTTTCTTGGGGTaatagcaaggagagagagagagagagagagagagagagagagagagagagagagagagagagagagaggtgttacgTAGCAGACTCCACCCAGTGGGAAAGGCAAGGCACATATATATAAGGGAAGTCAGACCAGGGAAGGCAGTTAGTTTCATCCCTCTTTCTCGACCACAAGAAACATGCAATCTCAGGTAGGACTTAGAAGATGTTCCAGAAACATGAGTTTAAATCTCGTCTGAGACTTTTTGCTCTCATGAGATATTTCtatgtttttctatatttttgtttctctaaATCAAATTTGAAGGTTTAATGTTCTAGTTTCTTTTGGTATAGATTAGATTTATATGATGCAGTAATCTATAGTTAAAACGTATTTTTATAAGCAATTAACGTTTTTTTAATCACTGTTGATCTCCGTAAGCCTTCAGTTCATGATTTCTCCTGAAATTCA
Coding sequences:
- the LOC136831628 gene encoding pro-resilin-like, whose amino-acid sequence is MQSKVIFVLMGLAALAAADSRETYSYSAPRASSGSEESFESSEAKYSFNWAVSDESSENHYGHQESREGDDTQGSYYVQLPDGRLQKVSYHVDGDDGYVAEVTYEGEAQFPDSVESAESVEVPRYAPPRPRYSAPDSNESK